The Pseudomonas sp. HOU2 DNA window GTCGTCCTGGAAGGCCAGACGACTTTCCAGATCGGTAACGCGTTCTTCAAGGTTCATGGTTCAGCTCTCCAGAAACGTGAAGTGTTCGGTCAACACCAGTCGCAACCGCTCACGAATGGCCGCTACCTGCTCGGCGCTGTAGGGCTTTGCCGGATGTTTGCCCCAGACTGGCGCCGGCCATGCCGCATCGTCACGCTTGCGCACGATCACATGCATGTGCAGTTGGCTGACGACGTTGCCCAGCGTTGCGACGTTCATCTTGTCAGCGTCGAACAAGTCCTTGAGCAACTCGGCCAGCGCGGTGGTTTCCTGCCACAACTGCTGCTGGTCGGCGACATCCAACTGAAACAACTCGCTGATATCGTCGCGGCGTGGCACCAGGATGAACCACGGGTAATTGGCATCGTTGGACAACAGCAGCCGGCAGAGCGGGAAGTCGCCGATGGTCAGGGTGTCCTGTTGAAGTCGTGAATCTAAAGCAAACACTGCATGCACTCCCGGCTGATCTACACAATTCAGCTTAGCGGCCATCCCGACGGGCGACGCACCAAGCGACAGGCAGGCAGCATACCTGCGAATGCGCCGGGGTTCACGAAGCCAGCCCACTCAGGCCCTTGCAAGAGGCATTCAT harbors:
- a CDS encoding HIT domain-containing protein, whose protein sequence is MFALDSRLQQDTLTIGDFPLCRLLLSNDANYPWFILVPRRDDISELFQLDVADQQQLWQETTALAELLKDLFDADKMNVATLGNVVSQLHMHVIVRKRDDAAWPAPVWGKHPAKPYSAEQVAAIRERLRLVLTEHFTFLES